A window from Conexivisphaerales archaeon encodes these proteins:
- a CDS encoding DUF4143 domain-containing protein has protein sequence MLRDYLRFGGYPAVVLEENESEKIRLLRSYFNSVVVRDFAYSQPVLAEPFVKFVIQNYATSFSANRVYNYMKSLGYKLGKEKLLDIINRGVECFFIIQSELFVKSERRRQMNLKKIYIVDTGYPLALGYEFSIGRAMENAVMVELKRREKEVFYWKEYGKREGREVDFVVSKNGSRADELIQVTYSADNIPKRELKALKKAKDETDAQRLTLITWDNYSKEGAVNLVPLWYWLIRQTEQDA, from the coding sequence ATGCTAAGGGATTATTTACGCTTCGGAGGCTATCCAGCAGTTGTGCTAGAAGAAAATGAGTCAGAGAAGATCAGGCTTCTCAGGTCATACTTCAATTCTGTGGTTGTCAGAGATTTTGCATACTCGCAGCCAGTTCTTGCTGAGCCTTTTGTCAAATTTGTGATACAAAATTATGCCACCTCTTTTTCTGCCAACCGTGTTTACAATTATATGAAGAGCCTTGGTTATAAGCTCGGAAAAGAGAAGTTGTTAGATATTATCAACAGAGGCGTTGAGTGCTTCTTCATTATCCAATCAGAGCTCTTCGTAAAAAGTGAAAGAAGGAGGCAGATGAACCTAAAGAAGATATACATCGTTGACACAGGATACCCGTTAGCATTAGGATATGAGTTCTCAATAGGCAGAGCGATGGAGAATGCAGTGATGGTAGAGCTTAAGAGAAGAGAGAAAGAAGTGTTCTACTGGAAGGAGTACGGAAAAAGAGAAGGTAGGGAAGTTGATTTTGTTGTATCCAAGAATGGTAGTAGAGCAGATGAGCTGATTCAGGTTACATACTCTGCTGACAATATTCCTAAGAGAGAGCTAAAAGCACTTAAGAAGGCAAAGGATGAGACAGATGCTCAAAGGCTGACGCTGATTACCTGGGATAACTACTCTAAGGAGGGAGCTGTAAACCTGGTTCCCCTATGGTACTGGTTGATCAGGCAGACAGAACAGGACGCTTAA
- a CDS encoding ATP-binding protein has translation MSVEEIKRVLIEQKELVKEKFSLKLIKRDTPDLLSYLKIPNAVAILGVRRCGKSTLSLLSMKDKKFSYINFDDENLLGLEARDLRLVEQAIYEVYGNTEYLVFDEIHNVEGWEKFIARLRETRRVIINGSNSKMLSGELATSLTGRHTDYILTPFNFREYLEFIEFNINSETFYSTRRLAQLKSELQNYVEKGGFPEPLILGKEQTDMIYNDILYKDIIGRYKIKQLAKFRDFAKTLVSYYSNEVSLNNIAKTLKIDNKTADVWSSGLEEAYLIYFLPRYGEKVKERLTYSKKIYVIDHGIISRVAIKKKDMGRIIENIVAVKLLRDLQFKDLYYVKNDYEVDFFDEKNKRLIQVTYGEVKDREIRGLIKASEKVNARQLVIVSWDEERVERIEGKEIKITPLYRYLLS, from the coding sequence ATGTCTGTTGAAGAAATTAAGAGAGTGTTGATAGAGCAGAAAGAGCTTGTCAAGGAAAAGTTCAGCTTAAAACTGATAAAAAGGGATACACCAGATCTTTTGAGCTACTTAAAAATACCAAATGCAGTAGCAATTTTGGGTGTTAGAAGGTGTGGAAAATCCACACTCTCCCTGCTTAGTATGAAGGATAAAAAATTTTCTTATATCAACTTTGACGATGAAAACCTGTTGGGGCTTGAAGCAAGAGACCTAAGGCTTGTCGAACAAGCAATCTATGAGGTTTACGGCAACACTGAATACCTTGTATTCGACGAGATACACAATGTTGAGGGCTGGGAGAAATTCATAGCTAGGCTGAGAGAGACGAGAAGGGTAATAATCAATGGAAGCAACTCGAAGATGCTGTCAGGGGAACTAGCTACATCATTAACTGGTAGACATACTGACTATATACTCACACCATTCAATTTTAGAGAATACCTAGAATTTATAGAGTTTAACATAAACTCTGAAACATTCTACTCCACAAGAAGGCTGGCGCAGCTAAAAAGCGAACTGCAAAACTATGTAGAGAAAGGAGGATTCCCCGAACCCCTAATACTTGGAAAAGAACAAACCGACATGATATATAATGATATACTCTATAAAGACATAATTGGCAGATACAAAATCAAGCAGCTAGCAAAATTCAGAGATTTCGCGAAAACTCTAGTTTCATATTATTCCAATGAAGTGTCTCTGAACAACATAGCCAAAACGTTGAAAATAGACAATAAAACTGCGGATGTCTGGTCGTCAGGCCTAGAAGAAGCATACCTAATCTATTTCTTGCCCAGGTATGGGGAAAAAGTAAAAGAAAGACTAACTTACTCTAAAAAAATATATGTCATAGACCATGGAATCATTTCTAGAGTGGCTATAAAGAAAAAAGATATGGGGAGAATAATTGAGAATATTGTAGCTGTAAAGCTGCTGAGGGACTTACAGTTTAAAGATTTATATTATGTTAAAAATGATTATGAAGTTGACTTTTTTGACGAAAAAAACAAGAGACTGATCCAAGTGACATATGGTGAAGTTAAAGACAGAGAGATTAGAGGGCTGATCAAAGCCAGTGAAAAAGTCAATGCCAGACAACTAGTTATAGTAAGTTGGGATGAAGAAAGGGTAGAGAGAATCGAAGGGAAAGAAATAAAGATCACACCACTATATAGATATCTTCTTAGCTAG
- a CDS encoding PIN domain-containing protein, translated as MKLIDTVVLIGYLNPRDREHKRSLYHLDRVASEGEMMVPVTSLIEADLVMKARGYSDAEREISWRALESMIPLDKVVCNSVSSIRSAVELQRMGMDYFDSLISALAQESGSSVITTDASIKDVVQTTW; from the coding sequence ATGAAGCTCATTGACACAGTGGTCCTGATCGGATACCTCAATCCCAGGGACAGAGAACACAAACGGTCACTTTACCATCTTGATAGGGTTGCCTCAGAAGGTGAAATGATGGTTCCAGTCACCTCCCTCATCGAAGCAGACCTTGTGATGAAGGCTAGGGGGTACAGCGACGCCGAAAGGGAGATATCCTGGAGAGCCTTGGAGAGCATGATCCCACTGGACAAGGTAGTCTGCAACTCCGTCAGTTCTATCCGGTCGGCAGTGGAACTGCAGAGGATGGGGATGGACTACTTCGATTCCCTGATCTCTGCACTGGCCCAAGAATCAGGCTCTAGTGTGATAACCACAGACGCGTCGATCAAGGATGTCGTACAAACGACGTGGTAA
- a CDS encoding AbrB/MazE/SpoVT family DNA-binding domain-containing protein, with protein sequence MSEIVTVDAKGRLVLPKKVREVAGIREGAKLLMRVKGVGIVELSDIEALRARAREIGAKKLEGWKEESHEATAYLARSVKKKNEAH encoded by the coding sequence ATGAGCGAAATCGTCACCGTAGACGCAAAGGGAAGACTTGTGCTTCCTAAGAAAGTCAGGGAAGTTGCTGGTATAAGGGAAGGAGCGAAGCTCCTGATGAGGGTGAAGGGAGTGGGGATAGTAGAGCTATCTGACATAGAGGCCCTCAGAGCGAGGGCCAGAGAGATCGGCGCGAAGAAGCTGGAAGGATGGAAGGAGGAGAGTCACGAAGCAACGGCGTACCTCGCAAGGTCGGTCAAGAAAAAGAATGAAGCTCATTGA